From one Trifolium pratense cultivar HEN17-A07 linkage group LG1, ARS_RC_1.1, whole genome shotgun sequence genomic stretch:
- the LOC123894390 gene encoding uncharacterized protein LOC123894390, with translation MSNRSSGDTLKDSETTISEKIIPKPIQDQPEHPISAETDTKTSPFKEWNENPTVEADADETSSEEEDFDSEAIKEAEAGGSELLPETSTSKLSASLGLAEEEFISLQIHDPEAALKLLISKTTTDPVSSSGPSNSTASDSEINSSVRQDSLISKLYTDFINGDILASVEEHPANAFKHKSFLNKLHNPQTDLETLGKVIQLESILDQFATTVQSLKRNSQKLVGQQAAYDALFEKAMAAQSKVDQMKAQVQQPGLGIQECTNNISKWEAEIESLRAEIADREKKILEEKAKRTKIEEAVAATTQESIREAAKEGISHFSAATVIKEEIKSLEDAIKIQTVEVGLIKDHYADFKSKCLS, from the coding sequence ATGTCGAACAGGTCTAGTGGTGATACCTTAAAAGATAGTGAGACCACTATTTCTGAAAAAATCATACCAAAGCCCATTCAAGATCAACCAGAGCATCCTATATCTGCAGAAACTGATACTAAGACCTCCCCTTTCAAAGAATGGAACGAAAATCCAACAGTCGAGGCCGATGCTGATGAAACTTCCTCAGAGGAAGAAGACTTTGATTCTGAAGCCATAAAGGAAGCAGAGGCTGGTGGATCAGAATTGCTACCTGAAACCTCGACATCGAAATTGTCAGCCAGCCTAGGGCTCGCTGAAGAAGAATTCATTTCCTTGCAGATTCATGATCCTGAGGCTGCTTTGAAACTCCTGATTTCTAAAACAACTACTGATCCTGTGAGTTCGAGTGGACCCAGCAATTCGACTGCTTCAGACTCAGAAATCAATTCCTCTGTTCGACAAGACTCTCTGATTTCAAAGCTATATACTGATTTCATCAATGGAGACATCTTGGCATCAGTTGAGGAGCACCCTGCTAATGCTTTTAAGCATAAAtcttttttgaacaagttgcaCAACCCTCAAACTGATCTCGAAACCTTGGGGAAAGTCATCCAGCTCGAATCGATTTTGGACCAGTTTGCTACTACGGTGCAAAGCCTAAAACGCAACTCTCAGAAACTTGTTGGTCAGCAGGCTGCTTATGATGCATTATTCGAGAAGGCTATGGCTGCTCAATCGAAAGTTGACCAAATGAAGGCACAAGTTCAGCAACCAGGCCTTGGGATTCAAGAATGCACCAACAATATTTCTAAGTGGGAGGCAGAGATAGAATCTCTTCGAGCCGAGATTGCTGATCGAGAGAAAAAGATTCTCGAAGAGAAAGCAAAGCGCACAAAGATTGAAGAAGCTGTTGCTGCTACCACTCAAGAATCTATCCGCGAAGCTGCGAAGGAAGGTATCTCTCACTTCAGTGCTGCCACTGTGATCAAAGAAGAGATTAAGTCTCTCGAAGATGCAATCAAGATCCAGACTGTCGAAGTTGGCCTTATCAAGGACCATTATGCTGATTTCAAATCCAAGTGTTTGTCTTAg
- the LOC123894398 gene encoding uncharacterized protein LOC123894398, which translates to MHLRSGKSLPNLTSVKSKSKMVRPPNNNQNNNNNVPNPEGQPTQASISNATVMAQGSGTSASSIPAVSFGNIGVTMPSTSSTVSGSISSLVSHGIGGSQPGAEDVRSPIRSFLLNQSGLGMPDSLMAGLHNSNPNPDRSTMPSPAASVVGNRTRDIALQNLTNVTMMSFRQQMDESNHEMVNTLTSQLGTILNPLINNTNNNYQLLAHQMGRIADFFGTPTMPNQNLQPIRNQTQVQNPGFHVNNEVPNNQVPQVVQEEPPAPVVHHVPEPEVILVNRNQNADEVIRNVQRNNFAQQDNLANLVETILTQNGFNVGLHRPNFISPLSEYVLQTELPRGWKIPKFTKFAGDTTESTVEHVARFFAEAGNLADNENLRLKYFPNSLTKNAFTWFTTLPPRSIQHWTQLERAFHEQFYMGQSKISLKELASVRRKTSESIDDYLNRFRLLKARCFTQVPEHELVEMAAGGLDYSIRKKLDTQHLRDMAQLADRVRQVERLKAEKARSSKFQKREKIAYVETLDDDDEEYVINYGDIEDNEINVAELKPGPPYVCKLLKPSNGKNPVEPKNDKFVAKTYSFDITKCDEIFDLLVTDGQIVVPKGLKVPPLEQQKKRGFCKFHNFLGHKTSQCVLFRDLVQKALKDGRLKFGEKSGHKMKIDEDPLQISDASYVEPVECLMIDAMDLSGGAQLVSIPENEYYEKMKVVYPGAEEELIDFLQRCKLNKSEVMLCPRCSAVFDKKATEGLNKFIPFRRNKENWPNSRPMKKQNMAHAKPIHQRLGNPNTFVPSNKSPMNKWVHGHASNFVRNSVDKGSSSHSVDSKKYAYRNNYKGKNPMTRTQWRRHQRQQRLSLQETQKTEDNKGKQVVEVARRPLKERLTQPEDDQKVENEFEGENMEDEDLLDSDPEFDVLVNVVSILPAEYDVWSEVTEGEDEFDESELALHKPMCYYVMNNGCLEEQMANFERPTEGMKNHLKPLFIQAKVNNVGVNKVLIDGGAAVNLMPEFMITKIGKFSTDLHPHNIVLSNYEGETGFSLGAIQVDVAVGSTVRPTLFLVVASKANYNLLLGREWIHGVGAVPSTLHQRVSIWRDDGVVENIEADQSYFRAETHHITKHSFDKKLANISPCTEQGYAYAPADNVYHSVKLDPTHGFIWEREEIDEGPHVDEGKVRPTGWDLEEYYDD; encoded by the coding sequence atgcatttgagAAGTGGTAAATCTTTACCAAATTTAACTAGTGTTAAATCTAAATCAAAAATGGTTAGACCaccaaataataatcaaaacaataacaacaatgtcCCGAATCCTGAAGGACAGCCAACACAAGCGTCAATTAGTAACGCTACTGTCATGGCCCAAGGCTCTGGAACATCTGCTTCGAGCATTCCTGCAgtcagttttgggaatatagggGTAACAATGCCCTCAACGAGTTCGACTGTATCTGGGTCGATATCTTCGTTAGTATCACATGGTATAGGGGGCAGTCAGCCTGGCGCTGAAGATGTAAGGAGCCCCATTCGATCGTTTTTGCTGAACCAATCAGGATTAGGAATGCCAGACTCTTTGATGGCAGGCTTACATAATTCTAACCCAAATCCTGACAGGAGTACCATGCCTTCCCCAGCAGCCTCTGTTGTGGGAAATAGGACCAGAGATATTGCCTTACAAAATTTAACCAATGTAACTATGATGTCCTTTCGACAACAAATGGACGAGAgtaatcatgaaatggttaatactCTGACTTCACAATTGGGGACTATTTTGAACCCTTTaatcaacaatacaaataataattatcagttGCTAGCCCATCAGATGGGGCGGATTGCAGATTTCTTTGGTACTCCTACAATGCCTAACCAAAATCTTCAGCCCATTCGAAATCAAACACAGGTTCAGAACCCAGGTTTTCATGTGAACAATGAAGTCCCAAACAATCAAGTACCACAAGTGGTACAAGAGGAACCGCCGGCTCCAGTGGTGCACCATGTGCCAGAGCCTGAAGTAATTTTGGTTAATCGAAATCAAAATGCTGACGAAGTAATTAGAAATGTGCAAAGAAACAATTTTGCGCAACAAGATAACTTGGCAAATTTAGTCGAAACTATTTTAACTCAAAACGGTTTCAATGTTGGCCTACATAGGCCTAACTTCATTTCCCCATTATCTGAATACGTGTTACAAACTGAATTGCCAAGGGGATGGAAGATCCCCAAATTCAcaaagtttgctggggacacaACTGAGTCAACAGTGGAACATGTGGCAAGATTTTTTGCCGAAGCAGGAAATTTGGcagataatgaaaatttaaggTTGAAATATTTCCCAAATTCCCTTACAAAAAATGCTTTCACTTGGTTCACAACTCTCCCCCCCCGTTCGATTCAGCATTGGACTCAATTGGAAAGGGCTTTCCATGAAcagttttatatgggccaaTCTAAGATTAGTTTGAAGGAATTGGCCAGTGTCAGGAGAAAGACATCAGAGTCCATAGATGACTATTTGAATCGATTTAGGCTACTTAAGGCTAGatgctttactcaagtgcctgaacatgagttagtcgaaatggctgctggaggcctagattattcaattcgaaagaaattagatACACAACATCTAAGAGACATGGCACAATTAGCAGATAGGGTAAGACAGGTCGAACGCCTTAAGGCTGAAAAGGCAAGATCATCGAAGTTTCAAAAAAGGGAAAAGATTGCTTATGTTGAAActttagatgatgatgatgaggaataTGTGATAAACTATGGAGACATAGAggataatgaaattaatgtggCCGAATTAAAACCTGGCCCTCCCTATGTCTGCAAATTACTAAAAccttcgaatggaaaaaatcctgtcgaacccaagaatgataaatttgtcGCTAAAACTTATTCGTTTGATataactaaatgtgatgaaatatttgatttgttggtTACTGATGGCCAAATTGTTGTTCCAAAGGGATTGAAAGTGCCTCCCCTTGAACagcaaaagaaaagaggtttttgcaaatttcataattttttgggtcataaAACCTCACAATGTGTTCTTTTCAGGGATCTGGTTCAAAAAGCTTTGAAAGATGGAAGGCTGAAGTTTGGAGAGAAATCCGGACACAAGATGAAAATTGACGAAGATCCACTACAAATATCTGATGCTTCCTATGTGGAACCGGTCGAATGCTTGATGATCGATGCCATGGACTTATCAGGAGGCGCTCAATTAGTTTCTATTCCAGAGAATGAATACTATGAAAAAATGAAAGTAGTATATCCTGGGGCTGAAGAGGAACTGATTGATTTTCTACAAAGGTGTAAGCTTAACAAGTCTGAGGTGATGCTTTGCCCAAGGTGCAGTGCTGTATTCGACAAGAAGGCTACTGAGGGCCTTAACAAGTTTATACCATTcagaagaaacaaagagaattgGCCAAACTCAAGGCCAATGAAAAAACAGAACATGGCGCATGCTAAACCAATACATCAAAGGTTGGGCAACCCAAATACGTTTGTGCCATCCAACAAATCACCAATGAACAAATGGGTTCATGGTCATGCATCCAACTTTGTCAGAAATTCTGTTGACAAGGGAAGTTCGAGTCATTCTGTTGATTCGAAGAAGTATGCTTACAGAAACAATTACAAGGGAAAGAATCCCATGACCCGCACACAATGGCGTAGGCATCAGCGCCAACAAAGGCTCTCCCTTCAAGAGACTCAAAAGACTGAAGACAACAAAGGAAAACAGGTTGTCGAAGTGGCTAGAAGGCCTCTGAAAGAAAGATTGACTCAACCAGAGGATGATCAAAAGGTTGAGAATGAGTTTGAAGGAGAGAACATGGAAGATGAGGATCTCCTTGATTCAGATCCCGAGTTTGATGTGCTGGTGAACGTAGTTTCGATCCTCCCTGCTGAATATGACGTGTGGTCAGAAGTGACTGAAGGGGAGGATGAATTCGATGAGTCTGAATTGGCTTTAcacaagccaatgtgttattatgtaaTGAATAATGGCTGCTTAGAGGAACAGATGGCCAATTTTGAGAGGCCAACTGAGGGAATGAAGAATCATTTGAAACCCCTCTTTATTCAGGCCAAAGTAAACAATGTGGGGGTCAACAAAGTGTTGATTGATGGAGGAGCAGCAGTAAACCTGATGCCAGAATTCATGATTACCAAGATTGGTAAATTCTCTACTGACTTGCACCCTCACAACATCGTTCTTTCGAATTACGAAGGTGAGACTGGTTTCTCGCTGGGGGCAATTCAAGTCGATGTGGCAGTTGGCAGCACTGTTAGGCcaactttgtttttggttgtagCATCGAAGGCCAATTATAATCTGCTTCTAGGAAGGGagtggatacatggtgttggagcagTGCCTTCGACTCTCCATCAGAGAGTGAGTATTTGGAGAGATGATGGTGTGGTAGAAAATATCGAAGCTGATCAAAGTTATTTTAGGGCTGAAACACACCACATAACCAAGCACTCATTTGATAAGAAATTGGCGAATATATCGCCATGCACTGAACAGGGATATGCCTACGCCCCTGCTGATAATGTCTACCATTCTGTCAAATTGGATCCAACCCATGGATTCATTTGGGAGAGAGAGGAGATAGACGAAGGTCCACATGTGGATGAAGGCAAAGTCCGCCCAACTGGGTGGGACCTTGAAGAATACTACGATGACTAA